One Heyndrickxia oleronia genomic window, GACAGACACCACATATTCTAGAAAAAGCCCTTTCTTGGCACATAAATTATGAGAAAAATGGAACAATGCATCAACTAATACATGAAGTTTAGTTGTACCAACAAAAAAAGAATGCCGTCAAGTTAGTTTGAGGGCATTCTTTTTATTTTACATAATATTATGCTTCAATTGTTTTATGTTGCTGATATACTTCCTTATCAAGTTCTCCTGTTACCTTACCAGTTAATATACCTGCTGTCATACTTCCACTTACATTTAATGCTGTACGGCCCATATCAATTAATGGCTCTACTGAAATGAGCAATCCAACAATAGCAATCGGTAAGTTTAGTACAGATAACACTATTAATGCTGCAAATGTAGCACCGCCACCTACACCTGCCACACCAAATGAACTAATGGCAACAACAATAATAAGCGTCACAATAAACGATGGATCCATTGGATTAATTCCCGCTGAAGGAGCTACCATAATCGCCAGCATAGCTGGATAAATACCGGCACATCCATTTTGACCAATTGACAACCCAAATGATCCTGCAAAATTGGCAATCCCTTCAGAAACACCAAAACTGCTAGTTTGTGTTTTAATGTTTAAAGGCAGTGTTCCTGCACTTGAACGAGAGGTAAAAGCAAATGTTAAGGTTGGTAATGCCTTTCTCACATATTTGACTGGACTTAATTTGACTAGTGCAATTAAAAGTAAATGAATAATAAACATAATAATTAACGCAACATAGGAAGCAATAACAAACTTTCCAAGCTTAGCAATTGCTCCATAATCACTTGTCGCCGTTACCTTCGTAATTAATGCTAAAACCCCATATGGAGTTAATCGAAGGATCAAGGTAACAATCCTCATAATAATGGCATAAATAGTATCTATTATTTTTGCAAAAAACTCACCATGCTCTGGATCTTTACGTTTTACACCTAGAAAGGCAATTCCTACAAATGCTGCAAAAATAACGACGGCAATTGTAGAAGTTGGACGAGCACCTGTTAGATCTTGAAATGGGTTACTTGGGAATAATTCTATAATTTGTTGTGGAATAGTCATTCCCTGAACACCAACTACTTTTTCTTGCAACTCTGCGTTTCTCGCAGCTTCAGCTTCACCTTGATTTAGATGAATTCCATCTAAATTAAAGCTTAATGCTGAGCCAATGCCAACAGCAGCAGAGATCGCTGTTGTTCCCAATAAGATTCCTATAACTAAAAAGCTTATTTTCCCAAGGTTTTTCGTAAGTTTTAATTTTGTAAAAGCACCGACAATGGAAATAAAAACAAGTGGCATAACGACCATTTGAAGTAATTTCACATAACCACTACCTACAATATTAAACCAATCTATAGTATTAATTGTTACTTTCGACGTCGTACCATAAATCAAGTGAATGATAAAACCAAAAATAAGTCCTAGACCTAATCCAGCGAATACACGTTTTGAAAAGGAAACATGCTTCTTTTGCATAATAAAAAGGCCGAAGATTAAAAGTAACAAAACAACAATATTAATAATAACAAGAAAAGTGTTCACTTTTATCCCCCTTAAAATAAAATAGCGCTGTTAAACAGTATTGTTGAT contains:
- a CDS encoding L-cystine transporter; translated protein: MNTFLVIINIVVLLLLIFGLFIMQKKHVSFSKRVFAGLGLGLIFGFIIHLIYGTTSKVTINTIDWFNIVGSGYVKLLQMVVMPLVFISIVGAFTKLKLTKNLGKISFLVIGILLGTTAISAAVGIGSALSFNLDGIHLNQGEAEAARNAELQEKVVGVQGMTIPQQIIELFPSNPFQDLTGARPTSTIAVVIFAAFVGIAFLGVKRKDPEHGEFFAKIIDTIYAIIMRIVTLILRLTPYGVLALITKVTATSDYGAIAKLGKFVIASYVALIIMFIIHLLLIALVKLSPVKYVRKALPTLTFAFTSRSSAGTLPLNIKTQTSSFGVSEGIANFAGSFGLSIGQNGCAGIYPAMLAIMVAPSAGINPMDPSFIVTLIIVVAISSFGVAGVGGGATFAALIVLSVLNLPIAIVGLLISVEPLIDMGRTALNVSGSMTAGILTGKVTGELDKEVYQQHKTIEA